TATGTCTAGGAAGAGATCATAAATCTGAAGTGGACCCATTCTTTTCCTAGCTATGTATCAATTTGCTTGTATTAATCTTGTATCTTGTCTTAactaactttttttttatcaacAGCCCACCCATAGTAAGAAATGGTTCAATGCATTATGCAGATTCGTAgattaaaattatttaatttgaGGATAAGCATGGTTTTATTTTGGGTAAATTGATGCATGACAACTCTGGGCCATTCGATCAACTAGATAGATATGAAAAGAACAAACATGCCAGACTGATGGACTAATACGACCATGTCGGATGACCAGTCTGACCCATAATCTTTGTTGGGCTTATAGCTTTCGAGATGTTACCCTTTAGCCATATTGCACTACAATTTTTGGGTTTTGGGAGATAtgctttttgaagtaataattagcaggaatttataaaatttactttaattaattttttggtttgtttatatttagataattatttttttttacacaTCTAAGTAACGATCTTTTTGGAAGTATTTACATATGACTATTATGACCTGTTGTTACATCCGGTTATGATGGTCATATATGAATACTTTCAAAATATTTGTTatctaaatatgtacaaaaaaatagTTATCCAGATGTGAACAAATCGAAAAGTTAATTATCATGATAAGtcagtttcttttcttttttattttaccttttaattttgatttatagcAGGTTACATCCGATCATAACGGgtcgttattattttttttagccTTGTCAATGTATTTCTTATGTTTAAATGTTATAACTTTACTACATGTTGCTACTTGCTACTGATATTACAGAAACATAATCGTCTTTGAATGTATACAAAAATACTAACTTGGTAATGTATGCACTACCGCGATGCTGCAAACCTAGTTTACACTAATTTTTTGTATGAGTGTTGCAAGTTTATTTCAATAAATAACGAATCTGCCATTAAAAAACCTTTTTAACACTAATAACTAGAAAAACGttttatgtgttatatttataaaatttattattagaatattataacaatgtcaaaactcaaaacagaataataaattgatataaaaataaaataactttGATAGAACATCTGGTACATGGTGGCGTACACTGAAATAAATCCAGATTTCATGTTAACAGAAATTGACTTTCTAAACGGTGCAATAAATATATCACAACTAAAAGATAATAAAATtagattaatacaaataataaaatTTGTTGAGATGTTTCATATTTTGGCCCGATATAAAAGCAGAAATAAAGTATTATTCGGCCCCAATAAGAAACTAATTCGTTGAGAAGTTTCAGGGGCTTTCGTCATCTTCTCCGGAGCGTATCCATATTCATTATTCAATTATTCAATAACAAAAACTTCATTTCAAAGTTCAAACTTGGTCGTTGAGAATACTCTGCCCGCCTATAATGAATTATGAACCCATCAATAATACCGTGACACAACAGCGAAGGTACGACCGTTTGCCTACCCGTCTTTATCCGCCCCCAATTTAAAATCCAATTCAATTTGATCACGATCTTTTCCAATTTTTAGTATTCAATTTCTAAATTTTGAAAGCTTGTGATTTCTGTTTTTTCTTGTTAAAATCTTCGGTACCCAGATAATCTATGATGGAATTGAACCATCATCAATGACATGAACTAGTTTGTGCTTCCGGATTTCAATCTTTGATTCTTTTGAAGAACCCCTGTTTCCTGTTTTAATGGCGACGTTGATACCGGGGGTTTTATTGAAGTTACTGGATGGGATGGATTCAGGGGTGAAGCCGACAAGTGAACATAGGAGTTCACTTTTACAAGTTACAGATATTATGCCAGCTGATCTTGATGAGAAAGATCTCTGGCCAAAACATGGATTTTACATAAAACTTTCGGATTCATCTCATTCAATCTACGCGAGATTACCTTTAGAAAAAGACGATCTTGTTCTCAGTAATAAAATGCAGCTTGGCCAGTTCATTCATGTTGAAAAACTGGAGTCTGGTTCCCCTGTTCCTATAGCTAAAGGAGTGAAACCACTTCCAGGACGCCACCCGTTTGTTGGAATGCCTGAACCATTGATCGGGTTAAAAGGAAAACAGGAAACGAATCAGTTAAAAGGAAATCTTCATCTGAATTCAAAATCATCTGCTTCTAGAAGGGGTTCTTGGGGTACAAAGGGAGAACATGGAGTTTGTGCATCACCTATAGCGTTAAAGCCATGTCCTTTGAAGTTTGATCAATGTACACCTGTAAAAGTGAGGTCTTCGATGATTAGCTCTAGATCAGCTGAGAAGAGAAGCTCAAATGGAAGGGTATCAATGTCTAAATTGACTGAAAGTCCTGTGACTAGTGTAAAGAAAAGCTGTGTTACTTCTTCTATGGTGAAGATTCCAAGGAGCAGCAAGAGTGGCACATGTGACAAAGGTGCAAAGATGTCAACAAGTCCCTACAACTCAGCTGTAGGTACATCTTCCCTCTTATCTATAGTTTTTTCAGTTGACGGTTTATTAAAGCAATCAAAATGAATACAACAAGAGCTTTATTAGTTATACAATCTTGTTTTGTATATGAACATTCATTGGAAACCAAATGGGAAGATTTATGTGATCTTATTCAAAAGTTcagttctttatttttttaatataggaAAAGAAAAGTGCCACATCACCCCGAAGTTTACAGAGTAAACAAATGGTGTCTTCTCCCATTTCTGGTGTTAACACGAAGGAATGCTTGAATACAAATATTACCTCACAAGTGAAGTCTCCAAATCCTCATTCATCTTCTGAGACCTCTTTATTTAATCTGCCACGAAAGCTTAGCTTACTGGGAAAGGTTAAAGCAATTTCTTTCATTtaactttttctttttaattttttttttcttattttgtgaaaaatgatgCATCAGGAAGCCATCCAACAACGAGAAAAAGCACAGAAAATTGCCCTTCAAGCGCTTAGAAATGCCTCAGCCACTGAAACTATTGTTTGGTCTCTCAAGTATGACTTTTATGATTTTATACTAAAAAATTATTTATCAATTTATGATTTTGTATATTTCTTATAGGAGCTTATCTACTTTGAGCAAGTTGGCTAACCCTGAGGATCCAACAGATTGTTTTGATCAatttcttgaattccataaccAAATAGTTCAAGCCATAGCCGATATGGTGTCAATTAAATCAGCAACAGAAGTCAACAATATCATGAACAACTCCAATCAAAAGTCAACAGTCTTGGGAAAACACACGAGGTCATCAAATGTTaaccaaaagggtaaaatgggaacaTGTAAACAAAATGGAAACAAGCATTCGTGTCTGAATGATACGATTAAACTAGGAAAGCAGATTGAGAGAGAGGCTGGAAATTGGTTCATGGAGTTTTTGGAGAAAGCTTTGGAAAAGGGTATGGGGGAATCAAAGtttataaaagttcataaatcaCTTGTAATGAAGGTTATGAAATGGGTGGAAGTTGAACAATGTGATTCTAGCAAGAGGTTAGTGAATCCTAAAGCAATTGAAATTGCAAGGAAGTTGAGGATCAAGGTGAAGAGCCCTTGAATATTGATGTAAATTGATTTTTGTATCAAATGTTGTTTGATACAATAAAAAACAT
The genomic region above belongs to Lactuca sativa cultivar Salinas chromosome 4, Lsat_Salinas_v11, whole genome shotgun sequence and contains:
- the LOC111910657 gene encoding uncharacterized protein LOC111910657, which codes for MATLIPGVLLKLLDGMDSGVKPTSEHRSSLLQVTDIMPADLDEKDLWPKHGFYIKLSDSSHSIYARLPLEKDDLVLSNKMQLGQFIHVEKLESGSPVPIAKGVKPLPGRHPFVGMPEPLIGLKGKQETNQLKGNLHLNSKSSASRRGSWGTKGEHGVCASPIALKPCPLKFDQCTPVKVRSSMISSRSAEKRSSNGRVSMSKLTESPVTSVKKSCVTSSMVKIPRSSKSGTCDKGAKMSTSPYNSAEKKSATSPRSLQSKQMVSSPISGVNTKECLNTNITSQVKSPNPHSSSETSLFNLPRKLSLLGKEAIQQREKAQKIALQALRNASATETIVWSLKSLSTLSKLANPEDPTDCFDQFLEFHNQIVQAIADMVSIKSATEVNNIMNNSNQKSTVLGKHTRSSNVNQKGKMGTCKQNGNKHSCLNDTIKLGKQIEREAGNWFMEFLEKALEKGMGESKFIKVHKSLVMKVMKWVEVEQCDSSKRLVNPKAIEIARKLRIKVKSP